Proteins encoded in a region of the Vitis riparia cultivar Riparia Gloire de Montpellier isolate 1030 chromosome 7, EGFV_Vit.rip_1.0, whole genome shotgun sequence genome:
- the LOC117917367 gene encoding linamarin synthase 2-like produces the protein MDSINGARKPHAVCVPYPTQGHVTPMLQLTKLLHTRGFHITFVNTEYNHRRLLRSRGPNAVKGLPDFRFETIPDGLPQSDRDASQDIPSLCDSTRKTCLPPFKDLLAKIASSSEVPPVTCIISDGVMSFAIKAAKELGIPGFQLWTASACGFMGYLSYRELIRRGIVPFKDESYATDGTLDAPIDWIPGMPNMLLKDIPTFLRTTDLNDIMFDFLGEEAQNCLKATAVIINTFDELEHEVLEALKSKCPKLYTAGPLSLHARHLPESPFKHHSSSLWKEDHNCIEWLDKREPNSVVYVNYGSITTMTDQHLIEFAWGLANSRHPFLWILRSDVVGRDTAILPEEFLEETKDRGLVASWCSQDKVLYHPSVGVFLSHCGWNSTTESICGGVPLMCWPFFAEQVTNARYACTKWGMAVEVNQDVKRHEIEALVKEVMEGEKGKEIKKNAMEWKRKALEATDVGGSSYNNFEGFIKEVLQNHSDYQ, from the exons ATGGACTCCATTAATGGAGCTAGAAAGCCTCATGCAGTCTGTGTTCCATATCCAACACAAGGCCATGTGACCCCTATGCTGCAATTGACCAAGCTCCTACATACAAGAGGTTTCCACATAACCTTTGTCAACACTGAGTACAACCATAGGCGCTTGCTGCGGTCCCGGGGACCAAATGCCGTTAAGGGCTTACCAGATTTTCGATTCGAGACCATACCGGATGGACTGCCACAATCAGACCGTGATGCATCACAAGATATTCCATCACTTTGTGATTCGACCCGGAAGACTTGTTTGCCACCATTTAAAGATCTATTAGCTAAGATCGCTTCATCCTCGGAAGTGCCTCCAGTTACATGCATAATTTCAGATGGAGTGATGAGCTTTGCCATAAAAGCAGCCAAGGAATTGGGCATTCCGGGGTTCCAACTTTGGACTGCCTCTGCATGTGGCTTCATGGGATATCTAAGCTATCGTGAGCTCATTAGAAGAGGAATTGTTCCATTCAAAG ATGAGAGCTATGCTACTGATGGCACTCTGGATGCGCCTATTGATTGGATTCCGGGTATGCCCAACATGCTGCTCAAGGACATACCAACCTTTCTCAGGACCACTGATCTCAATGACATCATGTTCGATTTCTTGGGAGAGGAAGCTCAAAATTGCTTAAAGGCAACGGCCGTAATCATCAACACTTTTGATGAATTGGAACATGAAGTCTTGGAGGCCCTCAAGTCCAAGTGCCCTAAACTTTACACTGCGGGCCCTCTTTCCTTGCATGCTAGGCATCTGCCCGAAAGCCCTTTCAAGCATCATAGCTCAAGCCTATGGAAGGAAGACCATAACTGTATTGAATGGCTTGATAAGAGGGAACCCAACTCAGTCGTGTACGTAAATTATGGGAGCATAACAACTATGACAGACCAACACCTGATTGAGTTTGCATGGGGGCTGGCTAATAGCAGACACCCCTTTTTGTGGATACTTCGATCTGACGTGGTGGGCAGGGACACTGCAATCTTGCCTGAAGAGTTCTTAGAGGAGACCAAGGATAGAGGACTAGTAGCAAGTTGGTGCTCGCAGGATAAAGTGCTTTACCACCCATCTGTAGGTGTTTTTCTATCTCACTGTGGGTGGAATTCTACCACTGAAAGTATTTGTGGTGGTGTGCCTCTCATGTGTTGGCCTTTCTTTGCTGAGCAAGTCACAAATGCCCGGTATGCATGCACAAAATGGGGGATGGCCGTGGAGGTGAACCAGGATGTAAAGCGCCATGAGATTGAAGCACTTGTTAAGGAAGTGATGGAAGGGGAGAAAGGGaaggaaattaagaaaaatgctaTGGAATGGAAGAGGAAAGCATTAGAAGCAACTGATGTTGGAGGATCGTCTTACAATAATTTTGAAGGATTCATTAAGGAGGTCCTCCAAAACCATAGTGATTACCAGTAA